From the Glycine max cultivar Williams 82 chromosome 11, Glycine_max_v4.0, whole genome shotgun sequence genome, the window TTTTGGCCAGCCTCATCATGATATCTTTTGGCCATGACAATTTTTAGCCAATCATGGCTAAGAATATCTCTAATAAATTTTCTTAGGAAGCTTTTTTTAGATGATGAGGTTTTGTTAAACTTAAAGAACTAATTCTCATACAATTTCATTATAGGAGTGACAATTCTTGTATGAGAATTGTTGTTTATATAAAGAACTATTCTTAGgcgagggcgagccctggtgcagcggtaaagttgtaccttggtgacttgttggtcatgggttcgaatccggaaacagcctctttgcatatgcaagggtaaggctgcgtacaacatccctcccccataccttcgcatagcgaagagcctccggacaatggggtacgaagtatATAAAGAACTATTCTTAAAAATTGTGAGTccaattatattatatgatgGGTTATCTTAAGTTCTTAAGAACAATACTAttggagaaaataattattgaagtTCTTAAATCTCATGTAACGTTGTAGAGTTCACCAAAAGTGAGTTAAGTGATTTCATATCATAGATTCATAGTTACACTATTGGAGATGTTCTAAAAGCTAAAATTCCTTCCTTCCATTTTTTTACAGTCAAAGCgtaattttataacaaaaaagaaaagttaagcACATCTTAATTtgtatgataaattattttaactctaAAAATTACCATTAATATATtatcatcaaatttttaaaattaatttatttttaatataatccgAAAAATTTATACTCTTATtgtaatttgatcatttgactTGAAATTAAGCGTGCATTATTACAATAGCTTTTAAAATAGGTCGCTTAAGTCCATGAAATGATCACTGTATTTGATacctataaagaaaaaaaatatagaaaaaaagaagtgtAGATATATAATTGAGATATAGGTGACTAGGTGATATGAAGTGAAAATAGAAACtgttattgaaatatttataatgaatGAGTATTTAtgtatctttatttatttataattaaattaaatttcaattttcagtgATGAATATACGATTAAACCAAAATGATTGTGAATCTTACGTGTTGCAAAGTGATGAACTTGCAGGAAGCTGGAATACGTAGCAGCCCAACCAATCATGTCGatcataaaatgaaataatctaAACaccataaattaagaaataacgGAAACATGCATCAAACAGACAGGAACATGCATGTCACTTTCTATTAGATAACATTATCaaatttttgtaatatattctaattaatttaGTGATTTGTTGGATCATTGGGAGCACAGGGTTGTGATGGATCAGTTCTGCTGGATGATACGCGCAACTTCACTGGCGAGAAAACAGCCCTACCTAATCTGAATTCAATAAGAGGTTTGGAAGTGGTTGATGAGATTAAGGAAGCTGTTGACAAAGCTTGCAAACGCCCTGTGGTATCATGTGCTGATATCTTAGCTACAGCTGCTCGTGATTCTGTGGCCATAGTaagtattaattatatataattattatacaaaCTTTTCGTTCCAGCTAGCAATATTGCACTTAATTTGTTGGgataaaatcttaaattaatttatttatattcttaagTTAAAATACTCTCGTTACACGAAAACATTATTCATGGAATAAAAACAGTAATGATACATACACGTCATCCTATTATTACAAGggaaattattttgattgaaccCCCGATGCCTGTAGATGAGAAATTATTACAGGATAGGATCATAAACACGTGGTGATTTGTaactatgtaatatttttttggtataaatATTTAGAGACATGAGAAGAAATGATAGATAAGTAATGAGaagaaatgataaataaataattgatatgatttgacaaaataaagaataaagagaGACATGTGATTTTCAATGGAGCGTTTGCAAGCCACTTTTCAGTGTAAAAAAATGAGGACTCTTATTACATTCTGTTGCTACAAATAGGCATTAATTTGATACctcttatttcttaatttgtttgtttatcaCATCACACTTCTTATTATAGCTATCACAAATATGTATGTATTGTGTCCGCAAACATTGCTAATAAAATCAGAATTTAgagtgatatttttttagatacttaaatatttaaataaatttttctttatttctcttatcCCGTCACatcatattatttatgatacctaactattctttcttcttcttttccttttccctctcACAAGCCGTTAAATAACATTTCGGTTGTGCatgtaaaattcatttttgttttgtttagtttAGTTTAGAATATTGTTTTTTAGATACTCCAATTTTTAAATAGCCCatcaatactttttatttttcttttcctgtgaTGTCATATTACTTATTTTacctatacttttttttttttcattctcactATGGATTAAATAACGTTTCGGGTGTGcgtgtaaaaatcatttttgtttagtttattCTCTAATTTCTTAAGGGGAAGCCTAACCATATCATATTGTCTTTCTGTTAACAACAGTTAGGTGGTCCACACCTACGGTACTCAGTATTACTAGGCAGAAGAGACGCAAGAACCGCAAGCAAGGATGCTGCAAACGCCAATCTCCCTCCTCCATTTTTCAGCTTCTCACAACTTCTCTCCAACTTCAAGTTTCACGGATTAGACCTCAAAGACTTGGTGGCACTTTCTGGAGGCCACACATTAGGGTTTGCAAGGTGCACTACCTTCAGAGACCGCATCTACAACGACACCAACATAAATCCTACCTTTGCAGCCTCTTTGCGCAAAACATGCCCTAGAGTTGGCGCTGGCAACAACTTGGCACCGTTGGATCCAACTCCTGCAACGGTTGACACTTCTTACTTCAAAGAATTGCTGTGCAAAAAGGGTCTTCTTCACTCTGATCAAGAACTCTACAAGGGAAATGGCAGTGAAAGTGACAAGTTGGTGGAGCTTTATAGCAGAAACCCTTTTGCATTTGCTAGAGATTTCAAGGCTTCTATGATCAAGATGGGTAACATGAAGCCTCTCACTGGGAACAAGGGAGAGATCAGACGCAACTGCAGAAGggttaataattaatgttgttgttGTCGCATTTTACTGGGATGGACCACAATAAAGATTGAAAGATTaagaaattattgttattattattattattattatatgtcaaGTGAATCAAGCCATGCATGCCATGTAATGTTTTTTAACTGTATGTGATTGtggtattaatttatattttctattactaaaatataaatgtgttaGGTTCAAATAATGTTGAACCAAAAGTGTCAAAAAGAAATATCAGCTAAAGAAAGGTCACGTGTTAATTGTGGCTACGCAACAATTTGTACTTTTTGAATTCATGCACCAAGGGAATCACTGCaggaatatataatttttgttattaaaattttagcTACCGATTAACAAAATAAGGTTAGACTTCTCTAAAGTAAACATGAGTAAATTAAGTAACAAGTAGACAAAGTAATTAGGTTTTTTACTCTTCAATAGAACTTTAAAGTATCTTTAAAACATGAGATCTTGAGCTCACCATGtgactaattatatttagtttatGACTTGAAGTAAAcatgaataaattttaattattttttaattcacataTTAAGATCTTAAATTATTTGATGAGACCTTAAGATATTCTCACAACTGATTTTGGTTCTTTGTGCCAACTACTTGACTAATCTAATACGGGCCGGGATCTCATTGAAACCAATATACTTAAACTCCTTTCCCATGTATCTTTAAGGATGTGTTCTACCAGAATAAATAATTGTGATTTTGGTAATTCTTTGGATCATCTGATTAATCTTCAATAGAGATTTAATTAGTTACACCTAAACTCCTTGTCCCTTTTAAGGATAATGtaaaaatcaaactcaaatttttttcacataaattcAACATGTATTATCAACTAAGTTATActtatttgattattatatcacatttataacttttgtgtaagaacacataatattaattgttgatTTTCTGATTACATTTAATAGTTTATTTCCTAAGCTGAGTTTCTCATTTTCAAAGAGTCGaatccataaaattaataaataattctaaactACTTAACTAtgaattaatttcattaataagTTTAGCAAGAGGTAGCATGTCGGATGTGCAAGTGTTTTAAATCTTCTGATTGCGTATTCAATTCATATGAATCGGAAAAAAAAACTACCTTAATAAGTTTAGAAATTTGTTTCTCTCCTTGTAATAGACTTAAAATCTTTTTGTATCATATGCAATTTACAAGCACCTACAGACTACATACTCCTTTGATTAGGTCTTCCTCTCTAGCTAGCGCTTTCTCCTTTCCCCGATCTGTCCATTATATATGGCTCCATTCATGTCCTTAATTTTAGGGCATACATTCAAAGTTATAAAAGATTTACTCGTCATTTTTTGCAGGCTATGTTGGCCTGCAACTTAAAATATGGGAAAATTATCTGTCTGTAATGCTGAGCGCGTAACGTTTATATATGAAACATTTTTAGTTAAAGCATTATTACATATGGTCAAGGAAAAAGAATACACAAAGAGTTATgtcaaaagaaaacacaaagagaataagctctattaattattttgaattggtcTGCTCCCATAGTAATTTGGATTATTTTCGTTGAAAAGTCATTTGGTATATATACTGTCACACTTAATTGATGGAGAATAGTGAAACGGAGATCATGATGCATGTCACACGCTCTcggtatttaatttaattattaattaagttaaCGATACCTACCCAATATTTTTGGTCATATCTCAATTATTGATATGTTAGCCCGGCCCTAAGCCATTACCATCATGGCCGCT encodes:
- the RIP1 gene encoding RIP1-like peroxidase precursor; this encodes MASNIQTLLVLVLATLAIFMIPSNAQLTPNFYKKVCPQALPIIRSVVHREIIRERRIGASLLRLHFHDCFVNGCDGSVLLDDTRNFTGEKTALPNLNSIRGLEVVDEIKEAVDKACKRPVVSCADILATAARDSVAILGGPHLRYSVLLGRRDARTASKDAANANLPPPFFSFSQLLSNFKFHGLDLKDLVALSGGHTLGFARCTTFRDRIYNDTNINPTFAASLRKTCPRVGAGNNLAPLDPTPATVDTSYFKELLCKKGLLHSDQELYKGNGSESDKLVELYSRNPFAFARDFKASMIKMGNMKPLTGNKGEIRRNCRRVNN